The following nucleotide sequence is from Zingiber officinale cultivar Zhangliang chromosome 10A, Zo_v1.1, whole genome shotgun sequence.
TGTTCCatcgcatgcaaaacaagccagtTCATCTCATTGTCTAATGTATTTACTTTAGAGTAACTTCTTTATATTACTAATTCTTCCCTTTGGATTATAAGTGTGTCAAGAGCTTAATGCTGCCTTTTTCATTGTTTTGAAAAAGATAATGTAAAAACTGCAAGTTTTCATCTTATTTGAGTAacaaaatgggaaaaaaaaaattgtttagaaTTGAGAGAAGAATGAAAGTAGAGGAATAACTCAAGTTGGAAAATTGTTTAGAATTGAGAGAAGAATGAAAGTAGAGGAATAACTCAAGTTGGAAGCAAGCTCCATTGCATATCTTGGGAGTATTAAAGATAGACAAAGCAAAAGTTAAAATCAACAGTATTTTATAAATATCAAGTGTTTAAGGGTTCAATAATGATGCATTCTTTAGGTTCTTACCGATCTCATTAATAGTTTCTTGCTTTTTCAGCCAACTACAATTCAATTTCCTATTCTTGTGTGTAATCGATTCTTAGAGTGTACTTGTCCAAGAAGACTAGAATGGCATTGAACTCATTCAATGAGAATCTATTGTTTTTCAGATAGCTACATTTCAAATCCAAATTTGCAGCCTGGATATTTACAGCATGAAAACTGTCACTACCAAAAACAAAATGTCGGTTATCTGTAATTTATTGAAGGTACATAATTTGGTCTACGCATTAGATGCATGATTCAATTATTAAAATGACGCCTTTAGTTTTTCGGTATTTAAATATAAGTCTTAATTTTGATGAATTAAGATCTAAGAATGTTAGATTGATAGTTGTCATCGTAAAATTAAGAATTAGTAGATGTAAATTAGATATGGAAACCACCTAAAAACACTATCTTTAAGCTCCGTAAATAAAACATCTCGACGACGACGCAATCCACAACATCAACAACATGGCACTTGTGGTGGCTTCCCTGACCGTCTCCTCCCTTCTCTCTGCGTATCTCCTCTGCTCGTTCGCTGCAGGTCAGTCGCTGCACCCGCAGTTCTACGACCGATCGTGCCCGAAAGTCCAGGCGATCGTCGAGGCAGCTGTAGCCAAAGCCGTTGCAAAAGAGGCTCGAATGGCCGCTTCCCTGCTCCGCCTTCACTTCCATGACTGCTTCGTTAAGGTTCGATCGGTTCAGTTTTAACTTCCATGGCCTGCGCATGCATGATCATTCGTTTGCGATCGAGCTCATTTGGCAGGGGTGTGACGCATCGAATTTGCTGGACAGCAGCGGGACCATAATCAGCGAGAAAAGGTCGAACCCGAACCGCGACTCCGCGAGGGGATTTGAGGTCGTCGATGAGATCAAGCACGCAGTGGAGAAGGAATGCCCGGCAACTGTCTCCTGCGCCGACATATTAGCGCTTGCCGCGAGGGATTCTACTGTCTTGGTGAATCGATCTTTCCATTTGGAGGATATCAAATAAATTTCTTTGAATTCAGTTTAATGTATTTTTGTGTGTGTTTTTTCTGGGAAAAAAAAGGTTGGCGGGCCGAGTTGGGTGGTTCCATTAGGGAGGAGGGATTCCTTGGGAGCAAGTATCAAGGGTTCTAACAACAACATTCCGGCTCCCAATAACACCCTTCAAACCATCATCACCAAGTTCAAGCTCAAAGGCCTCGACCTCGTCGATCTCGTCGCGCTCTCGGGTGGGTTGAAAGAATTCtctcttgtattttattttcataataaaCTGAGACTGTTAGAACTGTCATCTTGaaaattgttgttgttgttgataatGATGATGGTTATAGGTAGCCACACGATCGGAGATGCGCGGTGCACCAGCTTCCGGCAGAGACTGTACAATCAGACGGTAGACGGCCGGCCGGACTCCACCCTCGATCCGGCGTACGCCGCCGGTCTGCGGGGCCGCTGCCCGAGGTCGGGCGGTGACCAAACGCTCTTCGCCCTGGACCCGGTCACCCAGTTCAGGTTCGACAACCAGTACTTCAAGAACCTGGTGGCGAACAAGGGCCTCCTCGGCTCAGACGAGGTCCTTTTCACGGGCGGCGCCGCCACCGCGCAGCTGGTGAGGAAGTTCGCGAGGAGCAACGCGGCGTTCTTCGACCAGTACGCCGAGTCGATGGTGAGGATGGGCAACATCGCGCCGCTGACTGGGGGCAGAGGAGAGATCAGGAAGAACTGCAGGAGGattaacaaataattaattaagaacgcCGTTAGCTACAATTGTTTGGTGATTAATAACTGCTTATTGTTTGTTTGCTCGTCCGAATGCACCGGGAGTTAGGACTTTCGATTTATCCGGTTTGTTTACTCGTACGAACGCACAGGGGTTAGGACTTTCAATTTATCCGAGAGGGAAAGATAGTTCCTTTCTTTGTGAGAGAGAGACGAGAAAAACGAAGGAACCTTCGACACTTTGACTTTGGTAAACGAGATGTCGTTTAGCTGAAAGACGAATAACCATGGCTCATTATTAGACAATCATTTATTCACAAACTAATTGTTTTCATTTTGAATTGGATAATCCAATTTTATCAAATATCTAGTGACAAACTCGCATATTTCTTTCAATTGAGAGCTTGAAAGCTTTATTTAACGATGATAGTGATAGCAACGACTAGGAAGTATAGCTAGCTTTTCTCTCTACTTTCATTAATTTACTAAGATTCCAATACAATTATGACTACGATATAAACATCAGTGAGCTGTAGAAAAACCACGATAAAGGAGGGTCCAGGAACTTTGACAAAAGGTAACACCAAGAATCTCCTCCTTAGGAGGATTAGACAGCACCACTTATTTTGACACAAAGCAGTGCCAAGGTGTTCCTTGAACCGTGCTGAATTGATCTTCCAGGAAACTGTGAATTTGAAGGCTATCCCTTCAGTCCTCATTATCGGAGATTCCATGACAGTCGCACATAGGTTCAAATCAAGAGGCTGCAACCATCTAGTTATGTGAGTACTTTAGATTGTATCTAATTATGTATTGAACATAAAGCTTTAAAAAGGATTAACTGACAACCATCTAGTTGAGAATGAGTTGGCTAATACAATAAACAGACCTTTGAAATGGGAGGCGGATGTCTTGCAACAAGGGTTTCTCACCAGAAATAAACTTCTGAAGTTGACTTGTTTGTGAAAATAAGCTATACCAAAGGAATCTGTTGGCATCTGAGGATTCCAGCAGTTCCTCCATAACACAACCATCTTTGGCTCCCCTTGTTCTTGTTCCACCTCACTCTATGAATGGCCAAAATTTTTGGAGGGAATACTTGAAACTCTTCTTCGGATCCTTTAGTTTTGGTCTTGCTTTTAACTGATAGCCCTCGCCCTTTATTAGCTATGGTCAACTGATTTGTCATTTGGCCTGGTTCGTTTTTCTTTTTATTGTCTCTGGATTTCTGTGTGGCCTTTATCTGTGGAGCCTGAGCAGCGCTACATATGGATAGAACAGCACCATCACCTGACGAACATGATGCTTGAAAATGAGAATAAATACCAAAAAAGCTAGTCGACCAgaagatatatttttttctttgctttGTACCTGAAATTTGAGAAAGTGCTAGTTCTGTCTGTTCATTATCAAAGACTAACTGGGCGCCGCTGTTTGCAGTCCCCAAGCCGTTAGAAGATTTCTTTTGTGGAACTGGAACCTGTTGAAGTGGCGCAGATGACGGAGTGTAGATCTTAAGAGAACCATTCTCTTCTAGGAGTGAACCACAGAGAAAATGTGGTGTACGCCCTCGACTAGGATCTTTGTCCACAAACCTAGTAGTAAGCTAATGATGAAGAATAAAgcaaaaaatgttaaaaaactaTTTTGCACATTTAATCAAGATGTAGGCATAAACTGTGAGGCTCCACAGTTAATGCACGTCACCTGGAAGCGAATTGTACGACCATCTGCACAGCAGTAAGCAACAAAACCTATACATTAATGATAAGCAAGTTACAGTTAAAACAATTTGAAAATGCTTCGAACAAAAAAACATGGAAGATCCAGAGAAGAGGAGACTTCAACAGTTAATGAGCCTAAACATGCCAATCACAATGCTTTATAGTAGCTAATTTAGGTCATACAATGAATGAAAGTAACCAATAGtgagtatatttttttaattattgtctCTATAAACCAGATAACTAAAGTAAATAGGTGGATATAAAACATGTCTATACATTATCATCATATCAAGAGCATAGCTTTCCCCATAATCTCACAAATAATCATTACAGCATCAACAATCATAGGCAAGTAAATAGTCAGTTTGACATGGATGGAACTAGAAGTTCCCATTAGAACCAAAAGACAAAGGAAGGTTGTTATAGTTATCTTGCTGGAGGCCAATCCAAAAGGCATTACCAAGAGTTACTTTCAGTTCATAtccatgtaaaaaaaaataaaatgcaaaaaaaaaaaatctatgccTCAAATGTTGCTAGTAACTGGGATCCATATCTATAAAACATAATTATTGTTGATACCAGTAGATTCTGAGACATGAACACTCCAAATTGCGAATAGTGAGAATGAGAAGCTATGAAGTCCCTGATACTTTGAACCAGCAAAGGGTTGCCCAGTAACAGGAACATCATTTGCTGCATTGCACAAGCTGAGGATCCTCATAGTTCCATCATCAAGCCCCATGACTATACATCTGCAAAAGAAGCATGGCCTCAGAACTCAGAATACATTTATCCACTAAATCACTTGGGCATTGTGTTACATGTGAATCAATAATATTATACTGCATATTTATATATGATTAATAATAATCAAATTAATTtcattttaaagaacacaatgtTGCTAGTAAGGTATATATAGAAAATTTGTTGCATATAGCACCTAATGTAAAAATAAtcagttaataatttaataccTTATATATGACTTCAATGTATTTTGTTGGTTGTATGAATCACTATATTATCTCCCAAAAAAAGTAGACTAGACTTGAAGATGTGAGGGGCTAGAGATGGACTAAGATTCTGTATTTAACATAACAAAGAATCATTTAAAAGATCTGAATATTACTAGGGATGTAACCTAACATAGAGTTCAAGAGTGAGATAAGATTCAAGTAGTCATCCTCAAATAACTGGGATGAAAAGCTTGTTATTTTCTTCTCCTTAATTCTTTCAAGATCAGTTAGTCTATTGTAAAACATCATCATCCAAGTAACTTTATTCTTTATGGAGGACCATGTGTGGAGTTATTTTTGAGGACTCAAGTTTTAGTATTGATACTATATTGCATCTGAATAATAAGCAATTACAACTGTGGTGCTATAACGCGAGGGTGAGGGAAAGAATCATTTTTTGATGTTTCTTGGGTTGGTAGGAGTGAAGATAACAACCAATGCTCATCTTAAATTTGGCGTACTATTTACACCTTATTAATATTGTGTGTCCATTGTATGTTGCTCTTTTCAGCTTCCAAACACTGGGCACCCTACAGATCTTGTATCTTTCCTTGATTGTTGTATCATGGCATATGTTCTGTTGATAcaaatttccatttttagactgtAGCGAAACTTTAGACTATGCAATCTTGGGTTGTGCATAAGGTTTTGAATTGTGCTGTAGTTGTA
It contains:
- the LOC122026900 gene encoding peroxidase 72-like isoform X1, encoding MALVVASLTVSSLLSAYLLCSFAAGQSLHPQFYDRSCPKVQAIVEAAVAKAVAKEARMAASLLRLHFHDCFVKGCDASNLLDSSGTIISEKRSNPNRDSARGFEVVDEIKHAVEKECPATVSCADILALAARDSTVLVGGPSWVVPLGRRDSLGASIKGSNNNIPAPNNTLQTIITKFKLKGLDLVDLVALSGGHTIGDARCTSFRQRLYNQTVDGRPDSTLDPAYAAGLRGRCPRSGGDQTLFALDPVTQFRFDNQYFKNLVANKGLLGSDEVLFTGGAATAQLVRKFARSNAAFFDQYAESMVRMGNIAPLTGGRGEIRKNCRRINK
- the LOC122026900 gene encoding peroxidase 72-like isoform X2 produces the protein MALVVASLTVSSLLSAYLLCSFAAGQSLHPQFYDRSCPKVQAIVEAAVAKAVAKEARMAASLLRLHFHDCFVKGCDASNLLDSSGTIISEKRSNPNRDSARGFEVVDEIKHAVEKECPATVSCADILALAARDSTVLVGGPSWVVPLGRRDSLGASIKGSNNNIPAPNNTLQTIITKFKLKGLDLVDLVALSGSHTIGDARCTSFRQRLYNQTVDGRPDSTLDPAYAAGLRGRCPRSGGDQTLFALDPVTQFRFDNQYFKNLVANKGLLGSDEVLFTGGAATAQLVRKFARSNAAFFDQYAESMVRMGNIAPLTGGRGEIRKNCRRINK